The window AATGGCTGAGCTCCTTTTCCGGGCGCACAACCAATTGCGCGGCTTCACGCTCATTTTGTGCAAGCTCGATCCGGATCTCCTTGCTCTTACGTGTGGGAAGAGTACGATCCCGGCTAACCTTCCAGCCGGAGGAAGCCCACCATAAAGCGACGTCGGGATGATCGCTATTGAGCAATTCACCGTAATTTTCAGAATAAAGAATACACCCTTCGTTTACGTACTCGCTCCATAAAGTATGACAAAACAGTAGGAGCACGATACTAATACCCCAATGAGTTTTTGGAAGCATATTCTTTTCCTTTAGATCTTTCGTTACGTTCCTTTGACTCTCGTGGTTATGGCGTGGTTTCTGGGAATGTCCGTTATAGGATTGGATCCCCACTCAAAAAAGGGTTTTTGTGCGGGCTCTTTTGTAAAATTATGCACTGAGTAAAGCCAACCTGATACACTGTACACAACGAAAACACCGAAAGTTGGGGGCTCCCTTAGCCTTTTTCAACGATGAGGATCTCCATGCGCTCCAATCAACTCAACGTTTTTATGCTTCTTGGAACAGTATTCCTTTTTCAAAGCGCCTCTCATGCCGCGCCACTCGACAACACCAAAGTAGAGGGATACAAAGGAATTTGGTTCAGTCTGGGACAGCATAGCGAATACGGCGACAAATATTCCGGTGGACTGGGGACCTATACTGCCAAACATGTCCCTATTGCGTGCTATAGCGAAGAAGCCCAAAAAACATTTTTTGTATATGGCGGCGCCCGTGACGCGTTGGATACCCATTTGTTGATTATGGCGTCCTATTATGATCACAAGAAGGGCACTGTCCCGAAGCCGACAGTCGTTTGCGATAAAGAAGTGGTAAGTGATCCTCATGATAACGGCAGTATTCTACTGGATGGATCGGGTCATCTTTGGGTATTTGTCAGTGGCCGAGGTCGAAATCGTCCCGGATACACATACCGCAGCCTCAGCCCCTTCAGTATAGACCGCTTCGAAAGAATCAGGGAAAAGGAATTGACCTATCCCCAGCCTTGGTATATTCCGGACAAGGGTTTCTTTCATTGTTTTACCAAATATACAAAAGGCAGAGAATTGTATTGGGAAACGAGTGCTGACGGGTATGAATGGACAGAGGATAAGAAACTGGCGGGCTTTGGGGGGCATTACCAAATTTCATGTCTCCACGAAGAGCGCCTCGCCACCGCCTTCAATTATCATCCACACGCTTCGGTGGATAAGCGAACGAATTTATATTATGTCGAAAGCACTGATTTCGGAATGAGCTGGCACAATATTTCCGGACAAAGCTTAGAGGCACCTTTAGACGATAAACACAATGCAGCCCTGATCCATGATTTTGAGTCTGAAGGCCGATTGGTTTATCTCAAAGACATGGCTTTCGACAGTCAAGGATATCCGGTAATCCTGGTCGTTACCAGTGCCGACTATCAACCGGGACCCTCGGGCGATCCGCGTCTATGGACACTGATACGCTGGAACGGGACAAAATGGCAGCTTACGGAAGTCACTGTTTCCGACCATAATTACGATATGGGTTCTCTCTATATCAGTTCGGGAAAAGAATGGCGTATAATTGCTCCTACAGCACCGGGACCTCAACCATGGGGCACAGGCGGTGAAATGGTCTTATGGAAAAGTGAAGACAACGGAAACTCGTGGAACAAAGTTTCAGATATTACGCGAAACAGCGTTAGAAACCATGCCTATGCACGACGCCCGGTAAATGCCCATCCTGATTTCTTCGCCTTTTGGGCCGATGGTAATCCCGAAACCCTGTCTGAATCCCATTTGTATTTTACAGACAGCAAGGGCAGCCAAGTTTGGGAACTTCCCTATACGATGGACAAAGACTTTGCCACACCCAAGACCCTGTATTCCGAAAAATGAAAATGATTTCTTATGAAAAAAAATCCTTCTCTTCATGATAGCAATGCGATGACGCCCTTGCCGATGACGCGTTAAGATATGAAAGCCCGCCATTGGTATGCCATTGATATTTAATTGATTAGTGGCGATGCCTATGTGGATCACCCTTCTTTTGGCACTGCCTTATTAGCCCGTGTCCTTGAGAAAGAAGGCTTTCGTGTCGGCATCATTGCACAGCCCCGTTGGACAACTCCCGATGATTTCACAGTAATGGGACGACCTCGTCTTTTCGCCGGTATAACGGCAGGCGCTGTAGACTCTATGTTGGCGCATTATACTGCCTTTCGCAAACTCCGGCGTGATGATGCCTATACACCGGGCAATGTTCACGGGAAACGACCGAACCGCGCTTCTCTCGTTTATACAAGCATGATACGCAACGCCTTCCCGGGCTTACCTGTCGTATTGGGCGGTATTGAAGCGTCTATGCGCCGTGCAAGCCATTATGATTTTTGGACCGATAAGATACGCCGTTCGATCTTGCTGGACAGCAAAGCAGACTTGCTTGTTTGCGGCATGGGGGAACGGGCGATTGTGGATATAGCCCATCGCCTTAATGGCAGTGACCCTTATGAAAAAGAGCTGCTTTGGGGTATTCCCGGCACCGCCTTCGCGTGTTCTTCCCAAACCGATATGAGCCTTTATCCTTACTTTCCGGA is drawn from Candidatus Hydrogenedentota bacterium and contains these coding sequences:
- a CDS encoding YgiQ family radical SAM protein, translating into MISGDAYVDHPSFGTALLARVLEKEGFRVGIIAQPRWTTPDDFTVMGRPRLFAGITAGAVDSMLAHYTAFRKLRRDDAYTPGNVHGKRPNRASLVYTSMIRNAFPGLPVVLGGIEASMRRASHYDFWTDKIRRSILLDSKADLLVCGMGERAIVDIAHRLNGSDPYEKELLWGIPGTAFACSSQTDMSLYPYFPDPEHLEELPSHEAILEDAAALMGATLTIEKHSRQQGQWLIQKAGNQQVFFTSPALPLTTPELDALYSLPFTRRPHPHYKAPIPAAEMIQFSITAHRGCAAACTFCALTQHQGRQIQSRSTQSIVDEMNEFLKHPDW